The Porites lutea chromosome 11, jaPorLute2.1, whole genome shotgun sequence genome includes a region encoding these proteins:
- the LOC140952169 gene encoding ornithine decarboxylase-like gives MKCVLDGGVSLNVVRDDLSCVDVIEQTLGAEGREDTDDAFYIVDLADVLLKHQKWVSLLPRVEPFYAMKCNNDPVLLKMLTGLGIGFDCASKIEMQTMLSMGVPPSKIVYANPCKQASHLRFSAEHGISLMTFDNEMELHKIKKLYPTARLLLRIRTDDSKSLCQLGIKFGAPLKQCRHLLKVAFDLKLNVIGVSFHVGSGCYDANAYGTAVLAARSVFDLATQIGFDFTILDIGGGFPGAPDAAITFEEVCSLLNPLLEEHFPVSSGVQIIAEPGRFYSASAFTLVVNVVARRTVKGSQLKECDKTANGAAFKDTDELGFMYYVNDGVYGSFNCLMFDHATVHPEVLGVKDEETKKFPSSIWGPTCDSLDCISKGVMLPKVNVGDWLFFRNMGAYTCSAASTFNGFNKPPKYYTISSSCWPMLSKVLKRFGLDLHLPCHSSLDQKALIFNEWPECMEVLFSAPCST, from the exons ATGAAGTGTGTTCTTGACGGGGGCGTCAGTCTCAATGTTGTGAGGGATGACTTATCCTGTGTGGATGTTATTGAGCAGACACTGGGTGCCGAAGGAAGAGAG GATACTGATGACGCCTTTTACATTGTGGACTTGGCCGATGTTCTTCTCAAGCACCAAAAGTGGGTTTCTCTGCTGCCAAGAGTGGAGCCCTTTTATG caaTGAAGTGTAACAATGACCCAGTTCTCCTGAAGATGTTAACAGGATTAGGAATAGGATTTGACTGTGCAAGCAAG ATTGAAATGCAGACAATGTTATCTATGGGTGTGCCACCCTCAAAAATTGTTTATGCCAATCCCTGCAAACAGGCGTCACATCTAAG ATTCTCTGCAGAACACGGTATTTCTCTGATGACTTTTGACAATGAGATGGAACTACATAAAATAAAGAAGTTGTATCCCACTGCCAG GTTGCTTCTGCGAATTCGTACTGATGATTCCAAGTCACTATGCCAACTGGGAATAAAATTTGGGGCTCCCTTGAAGCAATGTCGTCATCTTCTCAAAGTTGCCTTTGACttgaagttaaatgtgattggaGTGAG TTTTCATGTTGGCAGTGGTTGTTACGATGCAAATGCCTATGGAACAGCTGTCTTAGCTGCCCGAAGTGTATTTGACCTTGCA ACTCAAATTGGCTTTGACTTCACCATACTGGATATTGGTGGAGGATTTCCTGGAGCCCCTGATGCTGCCATAACTTTTGAAGAG GTCTGTTCCTTATTAAACCCCTTGCTGGAGGAGCACTTTCCAGTCAGCTCAGGTGTGCAGATCATAGCCGAACCAGGCCGTTTTTATTCTGCTTCAGCTTTTACTCTTGTTGTAAATGTCGTTGCGCGGCGCACTGTAAAAGGAAGCCAACTGAAAGAGTGTGACAAAACTGCTAATGGTGCTGCATTTAAGGACACAGATGAGTTG GGTTTCATGTACTATGTAAATGATGGAGTTTATGGTTCATTTAACTGCCTCATGTTTGACCATGCAACAGTGCATCCAGAAGTGCTTGGTGTAAAAGACGAAGAGACTAAAAAATTCCCATCCAGTATTTGGGGTCCTACATGTGACTCTTTGGATTGTATCTCCAAGGGTGTAATGTTACCTAAG GTCAATGTGGGAGATTGGTTATTCTTTAGAAACATGGGAGCATACACCTGCTCGGCAGCTTCTACTTTCAATGGCTTCAATAAACCACCTAAGTACTACACCATTTCCAGTAGCTGCTG GCCAATGCTAAGCAAAGTTTTAAAGAGGTTTGGATTGGATTTGCACTTGCCCTGTCATTCCTCATTGGATCAAAAAGCCCTCATCTTCAATGAATGGCCTGAGTGTATGGAAGTTCTTTTCTCTGCACCCTGCTCTACATGA